The proteins below come from a single Streptomyces tubercidicus genomic window:
- a CDS encoding RNB domain-containing ribonuclease yields MPRLHMHVTDAAEAPLRVALHELRGKLEIPDHFPPTAQAEAESAARAPRIPAANGAVATEHTLEDATDLPLFTLDPPGSLDLDQAMFLSRRPAPRGSKARGGYRVHYAIADAASFVTPGGALDAEAHQRVTTLYFPDERVPLHPYVLSEGAASLLPDRDRPAVLWQLDLDGDGALTGVSVRRALVRSRAKLDYPGVQRVLDDETAEEPLALLREIGRLREEREVARGAISLNVPEQEIVEQNGRYTLEYRAPLPAYAWNAQISLLTGMAAAELMLASGTGILRTLPSAPDGSVARLRLTARALGVDWPHHTSYAALIRTLDPRRATHAAFLQECTALLRGAGYTTFDGTPPAPSEALHAAVAAPYTHATAPLRRLVDRYSSELCLAASAGAAPPEWVRTALPALPREMELGTQRANQVERACVDLVEAALLRDRVGEIFEALVVEIQEKDPTHGTVHLYDPAVIGTVETTPEGPALPLGHRIPVRLTEAEPGHHAVRFTPA; encoded by the coding sequence ATGCCCCGTCTCCATATGCATGTGACCGACGCAGCCGAGGCCCCGCTGCGTGTCGCGCTGCATGAGCTGCGCGGCAAGCTGGAGATCCCGGACCACTTCCCGCCCACGGCACAGGCCGAGGCGGAGAGCGCGGCCCGCGCCCCGCGGATCCCGGCCGCAAACGGCGCCGTGGCGACCGAACACACCCTGGAGGACGCCACCGACCTCCCCCTCTTCACGCTCGACCCGCCCGGCTCGCTCGACCTGGACCAGGCGATGTTCCTCTCCCGCCGCCCGGCACCGCGCGGGTCGAAGGCCCGCGGCGGCTACCGCGTCCACTACGCCATCGCCGACGCCGCCTCCTTCGTGACCCCGGGCGGCGCCCTGGACGCCGAGGCGCACCAACGCGTCACCACCCTCTACTTCCCCGACGAGCGGGTCCCGCTGCACCCGTACGTGCTGAGCGAGGGCGCCGCCAGCCTGCTGCCCGACCGGGACCGCCCGGCCGTCCTGTGGCAGCTCGATCTGGACGGGGACGGCGCCCTGACCGGCGTCTCCGTACGCCGCGCCCTGGTCCGCTCGCGGGCCAAGCTGGATTACCCGGGCGTCCAGCGGGTTCTCGACGACGAGACGGCCGAGGAACCGCTCGCCCTGCTGCGCGAGATCGGCCGGCTGCGGGAGGAGCGGGAGGTCGCCCGGGGCGCGATATCCCTGAACGTCCCCGAGCAGGAGATCGTCGAGCAGAACGGCCGCTACACCCTCGAATACCGCGCCCCGCTCCCCGCCTACGCCTGGAACGCGCAGATCTCCCTGCTCACCGGCATGGCCGCGGCCGAGCTGATGCTGGCCTCCGGCACCGGCATCCTCCGTACGCTGCCCTCCGCCCCGGACGGATCGGTCGCCCGGCTCCGGCTGACCGCCCGCGCGCTCGGCGTCGACTGGCCCCACCACACCTCGTACGCGGCGCTGATCCGCACCCTGGACCCGCGCCGCGCCACCCACGCGGCCTTTCTCCAGGAGTGCACCGCCCTGCTGCGCGGCGCCGGCTACACCACCTTCGACGGCACCCCACCGGCCCCCTCCGAGGCCCTGCACGCCGCCGTCGCCGCCCCGTACACGCATGCCACCGCACCGCTGCGCCGCCTGGTCGACCGCTACTCCTCCGAGCTGTGCCTGGCGGCCTCGGCCGGTGCCGCACCGCCCGAGTGGGTCCGTACGGCGCTGCCCGCGCTGCCCCGTGAGATGGAGCTGGGCACCCAGCGCGCCAACCAGGTGGAGCGGGCCTGTGTCGACCTCGTCGAGGCGGCGCTGCTGCGCGACCGGGTCGGCGAGATCTTCGAGGCCCTGGTCGTCGAGATCCAGGAGAAGGACCCCACCCACGGCACCGTCCACCTCTACGACCCGGCCGTCATCGGCACCGTCGAAACCACCCCGGAAGGCCCCGCCCTCCCCCTCGGCCACCGCATCCCCGTCCGCCTCACCGAGGCCGAACCGGGCCATCACGCGGTCCGCTTCACACCTGCCTGA
- a CDS encoding 3-oxoacyl-ACP reductase → MAQPLEGLTAIVTGAGRGLGRAEALELARLGAQIIVNDYGQPGRDGSGSASAAPAEDVVAEIRAAGGSAVSHVGDVADHAQARALVRLAVETYGQLDILVNNAGILRDRMVFSMTEDEWDSVIRVHLKGHFNTTRFAAAHWRERSKAAGGPVHGRIVNTSSESFLAGSAGQPNYAAAKGGIVGLTTSTALALGKYGVTANAICPRARTRMTEDVFASIPAQQGGQDAADGRLDALAPEHVAPLVGYLASPAAARVNGQLLVVHGGMVAIAERPRIAAKFDTAKDVFSFQELDDLLTPYYAQRPPEETFAAPEVLGLKHD, encoded by the coding sequence ATGGCACAGCCACTGGAGGGCCTGACCGCGATCGTCACCGGCGCCGGGCGCGGTCTGGGCCGCGCCGAGGCCCTCGAACTCGCCCGTCTCGGCGCACAGATCATCGTCAACGACTACGGGCAGCCGGGCCGCGACGGTTCGGGCTCGGCCTCCGCGGCGCCCGCCGAGGACGTCGTCGCCGAGATCCGTGCGGCGGGCGGCAGCGCCGTCTCCCACGTCGGTGATGTCGCCGACCACGCGCAGGCCCGTGCGCTGGTGCGGCTGGCGGTCGAGACCTACGGGCAGCTCGACATCCTGGTCAACAACGCGGGCATTCTCCGCGACCGGATGGTGTTCTCGATGACCGAGGACGAGTGGGACTCGGTCATCCGCGTGCACCTCAAAGGCCACTTCAACACCACCCGCTTCGCCGCGGCCCACTGGCGCGAGCGCTCCAAGGCGGCCGGCGGCCCGGTCCACGGACGGATCGTCAACACCTCCTCCGAATCGTTCCTCGCGGGCTCGGCGGGCCAGCCCAATTACGCGGCGGCCAAGGGCGGCATCGTCGGCCTGACGACCTCCACGGCGCTGGCGCTCGGCAAATACGGGGTGACCGCCAATGCGATCTGCCCCCGCGCCCGCACCCGTATGACCGAGGACGTCTTCGCGTCCATCCCTGCGCAGCAGGGGGGCCAGGACGCCGCGGACGGCCGGCTCGACGCCCTCGCGCCCGAGCACGTCGCACCGCTCGTCGGCTATCTCGCCTCACCGGCCGCGGCCCGGGTCAACGGCCAGCTGCTGGTCGTCCACGGCGGCATGGTCGCCATCGCCGAACGCCCGCGGATCGCCGCCAAGTTCGACACCGCGAAGGATGTCTTCAGCTTCCAGGAACTCGATGATCTGCTGACGCCGTATTACGCACAGCGTCCGCCGGAGGAGACCTTCGCGGCGCCCGAGGTGCTGGGCCTCAAGCACGACTGA
- a CDS encoding bifunctional RNase H/acid phosphatase yields the protein MARTLIVEADGGSRGNPGPAGYGAVVLDPESGEALAEAAEFIGTATNNVAEYKGLVAGLRAAHALDPEASVRVRMDSKLVVEQMSGRWQIKHPDMKPLAAEARSVFPAGRVTYEWIPRAQNKHADRLANEAMDAGKTGKQWEPRDSRAALATTATPARSAAARAADDAAETAEAADAAPGAPAAGWGAPDLGPPATLVLLRHGETALTPEKRFSGSGGTDPELSAAGRRQAEAAATALAARGTIQAVVSSPLRRCRETAEAVAARLGLEVRIEEGLRETDFGAWEGLTFAEVRERFPEDLDAWLGSARVAPTGGGESFAAVARRVAVARDKLLARYAGKTVLLVTHVTPVKTLVRLALGAPPESLFRMELSAASLSAVAYFSDGNASVRLLNDTSHLR from the coding sequence GTGGCCCGCACGCTGATCGTCGAGGCGGACGGCGGCTCCCGGGGCAATCCGGGGCCGGCCGGTTACGGTGCGGTCGTCCTCGACCCGGAGTCCGGCGAGGCGCTCGCCGAGGCCGCCGAGTTCATCGGCACCGCGACCAACAACGTCGCCGAGTACAAGGGGCTGGTGGCCGGTCTGCGGGCGGCGCACGCCCTGGATCCGGAGGCGAGCGTGCGGGTGCGGATGGACTCCAAACTGGTCGTCGAGCAGATGTCCGGGCGCTGGCAGATCAAGCACCCGGACATGAAACCGCTGGCCGCCGAGGCCAGATCGGTCTTCCCGGCCGGCCGGGTGACGTACGAGTGGATCCCCCGCGCGCAGAACAAGCACGCCGACCGGCTCGCCAACGAGGCGATGGACGCGGGCAAGACAGGCAAGCAGTGGGAGCCGCGCGACTCCAGAGCGGCGCTCGCGACCACCGCCACCCCCGCCCGCAGCGCCGCCGCCCGTGCCGCCGACGACGCCGCCGAGACGGCGGAGGCGGCGGACGCGGCCCCCGGTGCCCCGGCGGCCGGCTGGGGCGCCCCCGACCTCGGCCCGCCCGCGACCCTCGTCCTGCTGCGGCACGGCGAGACCGCGCTGACGCCCGAGAAGCGGTTCTCCGGCAGCGGCGGCACCGACCCCGAGCTGTCCGCCGCCGGACGCCGGCAGGCCGAGGCGGCCGCCACCGCGCTCGCCGCCCGGGGCACGATCCAGGCCGTCGTCAGCTCACCGCTGCGGCGCTGCCGGGAGACCGCCGAGGCGGTCGCGGCCCGGCTCGGTCTGGAAGTCCGGATCGAGGAGGGGCTGCGCGAGACCGACTTCGGGGCATGGGAGGGGCTGACCTTCGCCGAGGTGCGCGAGCGCTTCCCCGAGGACCTCGACGCCTGGCTCGGCTCCGCCCGGGTGGCGCCCACCGGAGGCGGTGAGTCCTTCGCGGCGGTCGCCCGCCGGGTCGCCGTCGCCCGCGACAAGCTGCTGGCGCGGTACGCGGGCAAGACGGTGCTGCTGGTCACGCATGTGACCCCGGTCAAGACGCTGGTCCGGCTGGCGCTGGGCGCCCCGCCGGAGTCGCTGTTCCGGATGGAGCTGTCCGCGGCCTCGCTCTCGGCGGTCGCGTACTTCTCGGACGGCAATGCGTCGGTGCGGTTGTTGAACGACACGTCGCATCTGCGGTAG
- the yaaA gene encoding peroxide stress protein YaaA, translating to MLVLLPPSEGKATAEAGAPLDTGALSLPGLTAARETVLAELVELCAADETKAQEVLGLSDGLRGEIAKNAGLRTAGTRPAGEIYTGVLYDALGLASLDAAARRRAERSLLVFSGLWGAVRIGDRIPSYRCSMGVKLPGLGALGAYWRAPMAEVLPEAAGDGLVLDLRSAAYATAWKPKGEVAGRTATVRVLQSKIVAGVEKRTVVSHFNKATKGRLVRDLLSAGLDPAGPEELVAALRELGYAVEAEAPAKGGKAWAVDVIVTEL from the coding sequence GTGCTCGTGCTGTTGCCGCCGTCCGAAGGGAAGGCCACCGCGGAGGCCGGGGCGCCGCTGGACACCGGTGCGCTGTCACTGCCGGGGCTGACCGCGGCGCGGGAGACGGTGCTGGCGGAGCTGGTCGAGCTGTGCGCGGCGGATGAGACCAAGGCCCAGGAGGTGCTCGGGCTCAGCGACGGCCTCAGGGGCGAGATCGCCAAGAACGCGGGGCTGCGGACGGCGGGGACCCGCCCGGCCGGGGAGATCTACACCGGGGTGCTCTACGACGCGCTCGGCCTGGCGTCGCTGGACGCGGCGGCGCGGCGGCGGGCCGAGCGGTCGCTGCTGGTGTTCTCGGGGCTGTGGGGCGCGGTGCGGATCGGCGACCGGATTCCGTCGTACCGCTGCTCGATGGGGGTGAAGCTGCCGGGGCTCGGCGCGCTGGGCGCGTACTGGCGGGCGCCGATGGCCGAGGTGCTGCCGGAGGCCGCCGGGGACGGGCTGGTGCTCGATCTGCGCTCGGCGGCGTATGCGACGGCGTGGAAGCCCAAGGGCGAGGTGGCCGGGCGGACCGCGACGGTGCGGGTGCTGCAATCGAAGATCGTGGCCGGTGTGGAGAAGCGGACGGTGGTCAGCCACTTCAACAAGGCGACGAAGGGGCGGCTGGTGCGGGATCTGCTGTCGGCGGGGCTCGATCCGGCGGGTCCGGAGGAGCTGGTGGCGGCGCTGCGGGAGCTGGGGTACGCGGTGGAGGCCGAGGCGCCCGCGAAGGGCGGCAAGGCGTGGGCGGTGGATGTGATTGTCACGGAGCTGTAG
- a CDS encoding zinc ribbon domain-containing protein, which yields MNAAPADQIRLLDVQSLDVRLTQLAHRRNNLPELAELQTLEADLIQQRDLLVAAQTEESDTSREQTKAEQDVDQVRQRAARDQKRLDSGAVTSPKDLESLQRELASLAKRQGDLEDVVLEVMERREAAQERVTELTARVEAIQAKVDDATTRRDAAHSEIDAERATVAKERELTVADIPADLLKLYDKIRAKEGGVGAARLYQRRCEGCRLELNITEVNDVRAAAADAVLRCENCTRILVRTPDSGL from the coding sequence CTGAACGCCGCGCCCGCCGACCAGATCCGCCTCCTCGACGTCCAGTCCCTGGACGTGAGGCTCACCCAGCTCGCCCACCGGCGCAACAACCTCCCCGAGCTGGCCGAGCTGCAGACCCTGGAGGCCGACCTCATCCAGCAGCGCGACCTGCTCGTCGCCGCGCAGACCGAGGAGAGCGACACCAGCCGCGAGCAGACCAAGGCCGAGCAGGACGTGGACCAGGTGCGCCAGCGCGCCGCCCGCGACCAGAAGCGCCTGGACTCCGGTGCCGTCACCTCCCCCAAGGACCTGGAGAGCCTCCAGCGCGAACTGGCCTCCCTGGCCAAGCGCCAGGGCGACCTGGAGGACGTCGTCCTGGAGGTCATGGAGCGCCGGGAGGCCGCCCAGGAGCGGGTCACCGAGCTCACCGCCCGGGTCGAGGCCATCCAGGCCAAGGTCGACGACGCCACCACGCGCCGGGACGCCGCCCACTCCGAGATCGACGCCGAGCGGGCGACGGTCGCCAAGGAGCGTGAGCTGACCGTCGCCGACATCCCGGCCGATCTGCTCAAGCTCTACGACAAGATCCGCGCCAAGGAGGGCGGCGTCGGCGCGGCCCGCCTCTACCAGCGCCGCTGCGAGGGCTGCCGTCTGGAGCTGAACATCACCGAGGTCAACGACGTGCGCGCGGCCGCCGCCGACGCCGTCCTGCGCTGCGAGAACTGCACCCGCATCCTGGTCCGCACCCCCGACTCGGGTCTGTAG
- the eda gene encoding bifunctional 4-hydroxy-2-oxoglutarate aldolase/2-dehydro-3-deoxy-phosphogluconate aldolase, with the protein MGGVTRAASSPGAPSVLGLVPVIPVVVLHDADDAVPLARALVAGGLPAMEVTLRTPAALDAIRAVAEEVPEAVVGAGTLLSPEQVEDALVAGARFLVSPGWSPRLLGAMKDSGVPFLPGVSTASEVVTLLEEGVTEMKFFPAEAAGGTPYLHSLASPLPQARFCPTGGIGLESAPSYLALPNVGCVGGTWMLPADALAAKDWGRVRQLAQGAAALAA; encoded by the coding sequence ATGGGCGGCGTGACGCGCGCCGCCTCCTCCCCCGGGGCCCCTTCCGTCCTCGGGCTCGTCCCCGTCATCCCGGTCGTCGTGCTGCACGACGCCGATGACGCCGTACCGCTCGCCCGTGCGCTCGTCGCCGGCGGGCTGCCCGCGATGGAGGTGACCCTGCGGACGCCCGCGGCGCTCGACGCGATCCGGGCCGTCGCCGAGGAGGTCCCCGAAGCGGTGGTCGGCGCGGGCACCCTGCTCAGCCCCGAGCAGGTGGAGGACGCCCTCGTGGCCGGCGCCCGCTTCCTGGTGAGTCCCGGCTGGTCGCCGCGGCTGCTGGGCGCGATGAAGGACTCCGGGGTGCCGTTTCTGCCGGGGGTCTCGACGGCCTCGGAGGTGGTGACCCTGCTGGAGGAGGGCGTCACCGAGATGAAGTTCTTCCCGGCGGAGGCGGCGGGCGGCACGCCGTATCTGCACTCGCTGGCCTCGCCCCTCCCCCAGGCCCGTTTCTGCCCGACCGGCGGGATCGGCCTGGAGTCGGCGCCGTCCTATCTGGCGCTGCCCAATGTCGGGTGCGTCGGCGGCACCTGGATGCTGCCGGCCGACGCGCTGGCCGCGAAGGACTGGGGGCGGGTGCGCCAACTCGCCCAGGGGGCGGCGGCGTTGGCGGCCTGA
- a CDS encoding MaoC/PaaZ C-terminal domain-containing protein — protein sequence MPIDAAKATSAEPRTTELAWDHKDVQLYHLGIGAGAATPEKPHPVTDPDELRYTLESALHVLPSFATVAGGGMALAGGLSAPGIDVDLAAVLHGGQTVTVHRALPVRGRATQTSSVPAVYDKGKAAVIVLRSEVADDDGPLWTCDTQIFVRGEGGFGGERGPSARLELPDRAPDLSTERPLRPDQALLYRLSGDWNPLHADPGFAKLAGFDRPILHGLCTYGVTLKAVVDTVLGGDVARVRSYTTRFAGVVFPGETLRIRLWREPGRVLVSVTAADRDEAPVLADTVVEHS from the coding sequence ATGCCCATCGACGCCGCCAAGGCCACCTCCGCCGAGCCGCGGACCACCGAACTCGCCTGGGACCACAAGGACGTCCAGCTCTACCACCTCGGCATCGGCGCCGGTGCGGCCACCCCGGAGAAGCCCCACCCCGTTACCGACCCGGACGAACTGCGCTACACCCTGGAGAGCGCACTGCACGTGCTGCCCAGCTTCGCCACCGTGGCGGGCGGGGGCATGGCGCTCGCCGGCGGGCTCTCCGCACCCGGCATCGATGTCGACCTCGCCGCGGTCCTGCACGGCGGCCAGACCGTCACCGTGCACCGCGCCCTCCCGGTACGCGGCCGTGCCACCCAGACCTCCTCCGTGCCCGCCGTTTACGACAAGGGCAAGGCCGCGGTCATCGTGCTGCGCTCCGAAGTAGCCGACGACGACGGGCCCCTGTGGACCTGCGACACCCAGATCTTCGTCCGCGGGGAGGGCGGCTTCGGCGGCGAGCGCGGCCCCTCCGCCCGCCTCGAACTGCCCGACCGCGCCCCCGATCTGAGCACCGAACGCCCCCTCCGCCCGGACCAGGCGCTGCTCTACCGCCTCTCCGGCGACTGGAATCCGCTGCATGCCGACCCCGGGTTCGCCAAGCTCGCCGGGTTCGACCGGCCGATCCTGCACGGGCTGTGCACGTACGGGGTCACGCTCAAGGCCGTCGTCGACACGGTGCTCGGCGGGGATGTCGCACGGGTGCGGTCCTACACGACCCGCTTCGCCGGTGTGGTCTTCCCAGGGGAGACGCTGCGGATCCGCCTGTGGCGGGAGCCCGGCCGGGTCCTGGTATCGGTCACCGCGGCCGACCGGGACGAGGCGCCGGTGCTGGCGGACACCGTGGTGGAGCACAGCTGA
- a CDS encoding Zn-dependent alcohol dehydrogenase, with the protein MRAAVQHETGQDKLEVLDDIETVGFGPGKVRIRIRATGLCHSDLSAMNGVLPQPAPFVPGHEGAGEILDVGDGVTGLAQGDRVLMCWLPACGSCPSCRRGQTHLCLAGFMNAGTPNFRRSGGDVFGFAGTGTFAEEVVVAANCAVPIPDDVPYEIAALIGCGVTTGLGAALNTARVEAASSVAVIGCGGVGISVIQGAKACGAAQIVAVDPVPARREAALRFGATEAVAPEEFADAKARITAGEGFDYVFEVVGKSATARTAYEMTRRGGTLCVVGAGAMDDTFQVNMFELFFDEKRILPSLYGGADVLRSYERAIALWRAGRIDLEGLITHRVQLAEINDALDQMRSGTALRTCIEI; encoded by the coding sequence ATGCGCGCAGCCGTACAGCACGAGACAGGGCAGGACAAGCTCGAAGTCCTCGACGACATCGAGACGGTGGGCTTTGGCCCCGGCAAGGTCAGAATCCGCATCCGGGCGACCGGGCTGTGCCACTCCGACCTCTCGGCGATGAACGGGGTACTGCCGCAGCCCGCGCCGTTCGTTCCAGGTCACGAGGGTGCCGGTGAGATCCTCGACGTGGGCGACGGCGTCACCGGACTCGCCCAGGGGGACCGCGTCCTGATGTGCTGGCTGCCCGCCTGCGGCAGCTGTCCGTCGTGCCGGCGCGGCCAGACCCATCTCTGCCTGGCCGGATTCATGAACGCCGGGACGCCCAACTTCCGGCGCTCCGGCGGGGATGTCTTCGGCTTCGCCGGTACCGGCACCTTTGCCGAGGAGGTCGTGGTCGCCGCCAACTGCGCGGTCCCGATCCCGGATGACGTCCCGTACGAGATCGCCGCGCTGATCGGCTGCGGTGTCACCACAGGACTGGGCGCCGCCCTCAACACCGCCCGGGTGGAGGCCGCTTCCTCGGTGGCGGTCATCGGATGCGGCGGTGTCGGCATCTCCGTCATCCAGGGCGCGAAGGCGTGCGGTGCCGCCCAGATCGTCGCCGTCGACCCGGTGCCCGCCCGCCGGGAGGCCGCGCTGCGCTTCGGCGCGACCGAGGCCGTAGCGCCGGAGGAGTTCGCCGACGCCAAGGCGCGGATCACCGCGGGGGAGGGCTTCGACTATGTCTTCGAGGTGGTCGGCAAGTCCGCCACCGCCCGCACCGCCTACGAGATGACCCGGCGCGGCGGCACCCTGTGTGTGGTCGGCGCGGGGGCCATGGACGACACGTTCCAGGTCAATATGTTCGAGCTCTTCTTTGACGAGAAGCGGATCCTGCCGTCCCTGTACGGCGGCGCGGATGTGCTGCGCTCCTACGAGCGGGCCATCGCCCTGTGGCGGGCGGGCCGGATCGACCTCGAAGGTCTGATCACCCATCGCGTCCAGCTGGCCGAGATCAATGACGCGCTCGACCAGATGCGCTCCGGCACCGCGCTGCGCACCTGCATAGAGATCTGA
- a CDS encoding MerR family transcriptional regulator, translating into MRIGELAGLIGISTRAVRHYHHLGLLPEPERRANGYRDYGLRDAVALARVRRLTELGLGLDEVRDVLADDAGRELHEVLDELDADLARQEEELRARRARLAAVRRQAEEHGGLPAEGPVSDELAALFAEMARTSATRPGPEPAVASKEREVLALLESMGGEEGNKRMVAMLGEMAAAPGAMERTYEVYGLLDALVDATADDPRVEAAARALADCIPDSVIGQVGGEDWERAAGPGAETDGGFLAAYYAHFAPAQAGAVRRAIQLVAERAR; encoded by the coding sequence ATGAGAATCGGTGAGCTTGCAGGTCTGATCGGGATCAGCACCCGTGCCGTGCGCCACTACCACCATCTCGGGCTGCTGCCCGAGCCGGAGCGCCGTGCGAACGGCTACCGGGACTACGGGCTGCGGGACGCGGTCGCGCTCGCGCGGGTGCGCCGGCTGACGGAGCTGGGGCTCGGGCTGGACGAGGTGCGGGACGTTCTCGCCGACGACGCCGGGCGCGAGCTGCACGAGGTGCTGGACGAGCTGGACGCGGATCTGGCGCGTCAGGAGGAGGAGCTCCGGGCGCGGCGGGCCCGGCTGGCCGCGGTGCGGCGGCAGGCCGAGGAGCACGGCGGGCTGCCCGCCGAGGGCCCCGTGTCGGACGAACTGGCGGCGCTCTTCGCGGAGATGGCGCGTACCTCGGCCACCCGGCCGGGCCCGGAGCCCGCCGTGGCGTCGAAGGAGCGGGAGGTGCTGGCCCTGCTGGAGTCGATGGGGGGCGAGGAGGGGAACAAGCGGATGGTCGCGATGCTCGGCGAGATGGCTGCGGCACCGGGGGCGATGGAGCGGACGTACGAGGTATACGGGTTGCTCGATGCGCTGGTGGACGCCACGGCGGACGATCCGCGCGTGGAAGCGGCGGCGCGGGCGCTCGCCGACTGCATTCCGGACTCGGTGATCGGGCAGGTCGGCGGGGAGGACTGGGAGCGGGCGGCCGGTCCGGGTGCGGAGACGGACGGCGGCTTCCTGGCGGCGTACTACGCGCACTTCGCGCCCGCGCAGGCCGGTGCCGTGCGCCGGGCGATCCAGCTGGTCGCGGAGCGTGCGCGATGA
- a CDS encoding Nif3-like dinuclear metal center hexameric protein — MPVLSEVLTALDALWPPERAEGWDAVGTVCGDPDAEVRRVLFAVDPVQEIVDEAVTLGADLLVTHHPLYLRGTTTVAAATFKGKVVHTLIKHDIALHVAHTNADTADPGVSDALAGALDLRITGPLVPDPSDPAGRRGLGRICELAHPMTLAELAAHAAERLPATAQGIRAAGDPDREIRTLAVSGGSGDSLFDDVRAAGVDAFLTADLRHHPASEATQKSPLALLDAAHWATEWPWCEQAAAQLDAVSERHDWGLRTHVSRTVTDPWTAHAASTPPVTPTHTTGAPR; from the coding sequence GTGCCCGTACTGTCTGAAGTCCTCACCGCGCTCGACGCCCTCTGGCCCCCCGAGCGGGCCGAAGGGTGGGACGCCGTCGGCACGGTCTGCGGAGACCCCGATGCTGAGGTCCGCCGTGTGCTGTTCGCCGTCGACCCGGTCCAGGAGATCGTCGACGAGGCGGTGACGCTCGGCGCCGACCTGCTCGTCACCCACCATCCGCTCTATCTGCGCGGTACGACGACGGTCGCGGCCGCCACCTTCAAGGGCAAGGTGGTGCACACCCTCATCAAGCACGACATCGCCCTGCATGTCGCGCACACCAACGCCGACACCGCCGACCCCGGTGTCTCCGACGCCCTGGCCGGCGCCCTGGACCTGCGCATCACCGGCCCGCTGGTCCCGGACCCGAGCGATCCGGCGGGCCGCCGCGGCCTGGGCCGGATCTGTGAGCTGGCGCATCCGATGACGCTGGCCGAGCTCGCCGCCCACGCCGCCGAGCGGCTGCCCGCCACCGCGCAGGGCATCCGGGCGGCCGGTGACCCGGACCGTGAGATCCGGACCCTCGCCGTCTCCGGCGGCTCCGGCGACAGCCTCTTCGATGACGTACGGGCGGCCGGTGTGGATGCGTTCCTCACTGCCGATCTGCGTCACCACCCGGCCTCCGAGGCCACCCAGAAGAGCCCGCTGGCGCTGCTCGACGCCGCCCACTGGGCCACCGAATGGCCGTGGTGCGAGCAGGCCGCAGCCCAGCTCGACGCGGTCTCCGAGCGGCACGACTGGGGCCTGCGCACGCATGTCTCCCGTACGGTCACCGATCCCTGGACCGCCCACGCGGCGTCCACCCCACCCGTCACCCCGACGCACACCACAGGAGCCCCACGCTGA
- a CDS encoding ABC transporter ATP-binding protein, with protein MAGTTRPGVTAERASGAAAVGFSGVTRSYGAVRAVDGLDLELATGGTVALLGRNGAGKSTTLNMLLGLLQPSSGTVRLFGDTPESAVRAGRVGAMLQDGKAIPRVTVRELITFVAATYPRPMDVTEALELAGLDGFGGRRVDRLSGGQAQRVRFAVALAGNPELLVLDEPTAALDVEARRAFWRSMRAYARRGHTILFSTHYLEEADEHADRIVVIDRGRVVADGSGEEIKRRTGGSRVSFDLAGAPTGPLSGLPGVRTVEVRGDRALLRTTDSDATVLALADLGHVRGLQVTPTSLEDAFLALTSTEATPVAPAPTAGARSAKETV; from the coding sequence ATGGCAGGGACGACAAGGCCCGGCGTCACGGCGGAAAGGGCGAGCGGTGCCGCGGCGGTGGGGTTCTCCGGGGTGACACGGAGTTATGGCGCGGTGCGGGCCGTGGACGGACTGGATCTGGAACTCGCGACGGGCGGGACGGTGGCACTGCTCGGGCGGAACGGCGCGGGGAAATCCACCACCCTCAACATGCTGCTGGGGCTGCTCCAGCCCAGCTCGGGGACGGTCCGGCTGTTCGGCGACACCCCGGAGTCCGCGGTGCGCGCGGGCCGGGTGGGCGCCATGCTGCAGGACGGCAAGGCCATCCCGCGGGTCACCGTCCGCGAACTGATCACCTTCGTCGCCGCGACCTACCCGCGCCCCATGGACGTCACCGAGGCCCTGGAACTGGCGGGCCTCGACGGGTTCGGCGGGCGGCGGGTGGACCGGCTCTCCGGCGGGCAGGCCCAGCGGGTCCGCTTCGCGGTGGCGCTGGCCGGCAACCCCGAGCTGCTGGTGCTCGACGAGCCGACCGCGGCGCTGGACGTCGAGGCGCGCCGCGCCTTCTGGCGCTCGATGCGGGCCTACGCCCGCCGTGGCCACACCATCCTGTTCTCCACCCACTACCTGGAGGAGGCGGACGAGCACGCCGACCGGATCGTCGTGATCGACCGCGGCCGGGTGGTCGCCGACGGGAGCGGCGAGGAGATCAAGCGACGGACCGGCGGCTCACGGGTCTCCTTCGACCTCGCGGGCGCACCCACCGGGCCGCTGTCCGGGCTGCCCGGCGTGCGCACCGTGGAGGTGCGCGGCGACCGCGCACTGCTGCGGACGACGGACTCCGATGCGACGGTCCTGGCCCTGGCCGACCTCGGCCACGTCCGCGGACTGCAGGTCACCCCCACCAGCCTGGAGGACGCGTTCCTCGCGCTCACCTCCACCGAAGCCACCCCCGTTGCCCCGGCACCCACGGCGGGCGCCCGGTCCGCGAAGGAGACCGTGTGA